The Nitrospira sp. KM1 genome includes a window with the following:
- a CDS encoding deoxyhypusine synthase family protein: MKPTSISHFIDHHYRHFNAAAMKDAAQAYRKHVEGGGKMLVTLAGAMSTAELGLSLAEMIRQDKVHAICCTGANLEEDVFNLVAHDHYERIPHYRELSGANEEALLERHLNRVTDTCIPEEEAMRRVERAVFEEWALAERNGERHFPHVYLYRLLKQGTLKTHYQVDPQDSWLHAAAEKDLPMFVPGWEDSTLGNIYAAHCITGKLRSVHTVRTGVEYMTELAGWYMRVASARSLGFFQIGGGIAGDFPICVVPMLSQDLKREHVPLWGYFCQISDSTTSYGSYSGAVPNEKITWGKLSIDTPKFIIESDATIVAPMIFAYVLHW; this comes from the coding sequence ATGAAACCGACATCGATTTCGCATTTTATCGATCACCACTATAGACATTTCAACGCCGCGGCGATGAAGGACGCCGCGCAAGCCTACCGTAAACATGTCGAAGGCGGCGGAAAGATGTTGGTCACTCTCGCCGGTGCGATGAGCACGGCGGAATTGGGGCTGTCGCTCGCCGAAATGATCCGGCAGGACAAGGTGCATGCGATCTGTTGCACCGGTGCCAATCTGGAGGAGGATGTGTTCAACCTGGTTGCGCATGACCATTATGAGCGCATTCCCCATTATCGGGAGCTGAGTGGAGCGAATGAAGAAGCGTTGCTGGAGCGGCATCTGAATCGAGTGACCGATACCTGCATTCCGGAGGAAGAGGCGATGCGCCGCGTGGAGCGTGCCGTATTTGAAGAGTGGGCTCTGGCCGAGCGAAACGGGGAACGGCATTTCCCGCATGTGTATCTCTATCGTCTTTTGAAGCAGGGAACGCTGAAGACGCATTATCAAGTCGACCCACAAGACAGCTGGTTGCATGCAGCGGCCGAGAAAGATCTGCCGATGTTCGTCCCGGGATGGGAGGACTCGACGCTGGGAAATATTTACGCGGCGCATTGCATCACGGGAAAACTTCGAAGCGTGCATACGGTTCGGACCGGTGTGGAGTATATGACCGAGCTGGCCGGATGGTACATGCGGGTCGCCTCGGCACGTTCGCTCGGATTTTTCCAGATTGGAGGCGGAATCGCCGGAGATTTTCCGATCTGCGTCGTGCCGATGCTGAGCCAGGATCTGAAGCGGGAACATGTGCCGCTCTGGGGATATTTTTGCCAGATCAGCGATTCCACGACCAGTTATGGGTCGTATTCGGGTGCCGTGCCGAATGAAAAGATCACATGGGGCAAGTTGAGCATCGACACACCAAAATTCATCATCGAATCGGATGCCACCATCGTGGCGCCGATGATCTTTGCGTATGTCCTCCACTGGTGA